In Fundidesulfovibrio magnetotacticus, a single window of DNA contains:
- the rplI gene encoding 50S ribosomal protein L9: protein MKLILRADMENLGKLGEVVTVKPGYGRNFLIPQGLAMLASPSNLKVFETERRKLQAKMDTLRSDAETLAAKVAAATVAIEVRVGDGDKLYGSVTSSMIADGLEAQGIVIDRKKIVLEDAIRTLGVHEVPVKLHAGVIGTIRVMVCRQGEKLMDAEQPAEDSGSPAAEAEA, encoded by the coding sequence ATGAAACTCATCCTGCGCGCCGACATGGAAAACCTGGGCAAACTGGGCGAAGTCGTCACCGTGAAGCCCGGCTACGGCCGCAATTTCCTTATCCCCCAGGGCCTGGCAATGCTGGCCTCCCCTTCCAATCTCAAAGTCTTCGAGACCGAGCGCCGCAAGCTCCAGGCCAAGATGGACACCCTTCGCTCCGACGCGGAGACCCTGGCCGCCAAAGTGGCCGCGGCCACCGTGGCCATCGAAGTGCGCGTGGGCGACGGCGACAAGCTCTACGGCTCCGTCACCTCCTCCATGATCGCCGACGGCCTCGAAGCCCAGGGCATCGTGATCGACCGCAAGAAGATCGTGCTCGAGGACGCCATCCGCACCCTTGGCGTGCACGAAGTGCCGGTGAAGCTCCACGCTGGCGTCATCGGGACCATCCGCGTGATGGTCTGCCGCCAGGGCGAGAAGCTCATGGACGCCGAACAGCCCGCGGAAGACAGTGGAAGCCCGGCAGCCGAAGCCGAAGCGTAG
- a CDS encoding STAS domain-containing protein — protein MELIVTTTGPVTVLKIDGRLDSGSSKELEDKVMGVVTGGATKVVMDFGGVDYINSSGLRVLLMAFQHLKRGGGMLHLCDIKDYMREVFEISGYNELFPIFPDQAQAVAGFKG, from the coding sequence ATGGAATTGATCGTGACCACCACCGGCCCCGTCACCGTGCTCAAGATCGACGGCCGGCTCGACTCCGGCTCCTCCAAGGAGCTCGAGGACAAGGTGATGGGCGTCGTGACCGGCGGAGCGACCAAGGTGGTCATGGATTTCGGAGGCGTGGACTACATCAACTCCAGCGGTCTGCGCGTGCTGCTCATGGCCTTCCAGCACCTCAAGCGCGGCGGCGGCATGCTCCACCTGTGCGACATCAAGGACTACATGCGCGAGGTTTTCGAGATTTCGGGCTACAACGAACTCTTTCCCATCTTCCCCGACCAGGCCCAGGCCGTGGCCGGCTTCAAGGGGTGA
- a CDS encoding response regulator has translation MVLDNDDETALRLTRMLRTLGHDPFVAEARYYLEDLQEHGPFHLVITEIFLKDISGLQVVLGVKGLDASIKVVAMSGGAPPALSDDYLDYAREFGADAVVRKPLDVERLDALLAGIGQADGPHRRPDASVTSRIV, from the coding sequence ATGGTGCTGGATAACGACGACGAGACCGCCCTGAGGCTCACGCGCATGCTGCGAACCCTCGGCCACGACCCCTTCGTGGCGGAGGCCCGCTACTATCTCGAAGACCTCCAGGAGCACGGGCCTTTCCATCTCGTCATCACCGAAATCTTCCTCAAGGACATCTCCGGGCTCCAGGTCGTTTTGGGCGTGAAAGGCCTCGACGCGTCCATCAAGGTGGTGGCCATGTCCGGGGGTGCGCCTCCCGCGCTCTCCGACGACTATCTCGACTACGCCCGCGAGTTCGGGGCCGATGCCGTGGTGCGCAAGCCCCTGGACGTCGAGCGCCTGGACGCCCTCCTCGCCGGAATCGGACAGGCGGACGGTCCGCACCGCCGCCCGGACGCCTCCGTCACTTCCCGCATCGTCTGA
- a CDS encoding YkgJ family cysteine cluster protein — translation MDKDADVGHDAASRFLDSLPELRPGEPFRFACHPDVPCYNACCSDLALMLTPYDVLRLRRQLGLSSRDFIARHAVMAQAPDTGFPMLRLAMREDLPGLPCPFVTRAGCSVYPGRPGACRTYPLGRATKTGPDGEVVARFFVVREPHCRGFEQARDWTSASWLDDQDLAEYNRSNDRYMLLLAHARDRGATLNPKQANTVFLAAYNVDAFRDFLRDTRMLERLELADEDRQGILDDEERRLRFAMDWLELALFGLENNLRKKA, via the coding sequence ATGGACAAAGACGCCGACGTCGGCCACGACGCCGCCAGCCGCTTCCTGGACAGCCTGCCCGAGCTGCGCCCCGGCGAGCCCTTCCGCTTCGCCTGCCACCCGGACGTGCCCTGTTACAACGCCTGCTGCTCCGACCTGGCGCTCATGCTCACGCCCTACGACGTGTTGCGCCTGCGCCGCCAGCTGGGGCTTTCCAGCCGGGACTTCATCGCCCGCCACGCCGTGATGGCCCAGGCCCCGGACACGGGTTTCCCCATGCTGCGTCTGGCCATGCGCGAGGACCTGCCCGGTCTGCCCTGCCCCTTCGTCACCCGGGCGGGGTGTTCGGTCTACCCCGGCCGCCCTGGCGCGTGCCGCACCTACCCGCTGGGGCGCGCCACCAAGACGGGCCCCGACGGCGAGGTGGTGGCGCGCTTCTTCGTGGTGCGGGAGCCCCACTGCCGGGGCTTCGAGCAGGCCCGGGACTGGACCTCCGCCTCCTGGCTCGACGACCAGGACCTGGCCGAATACAACCGCTCCAACGACCGCTACATGCTCCTTCTGGCCCACGCCCGCGACCGGGGGGCCACGCTCAACCCCAAGCAGGCCAACACCGTGTTCCTGGCCGCCTACAACGTGGACGCCTTCCGCGATTTCCTGCGCGACACCCGCATGCTGGAGCGCCTGGAACTGGCCGACGAAGACCGCCAGGGCATCCTTGACGACGAGGAGCGCCGCCTGCGCTTCGCCATGGACTGGCTGGAGCTGGCCCTCTTCGGCCTGGAGAACAACCTGAGGAAAAAGGCCTGA
- the rpsF gene encoding 30S ribosomal protein S6, whose protein sequence is MRKYELLLLLSPELNAESKKSLVDGLVAITERENGSILTVDDWGTKDLAYPVRKYVRGQYVRMEFTAPPTTVAELERIVRITDGIFKFVTVKLADKAVPAAAPEA, encoded by the coding sequence ATGCGTAAATACGAGTTGCTGCTCCTGCTCAGCCCCGAGCTGAACGCCGAGAGCAAAAAAAGCCTCGTGGACGGCCTGGTCGCCATCACCGAGCGCGAGAACGGGTCGATCCTGACCGTGGACGACTGGGGAACCAAGGATCTGGCCTACCCCGTGCGCAAGTACGTGCGCGGCCAGTACGTTCGCATGGAGTTCACCGCTCCCCCGACCACCGTCGCGGAGCTGGAGCGCATCGTGCGCATCACGGACGGCATCTTCAAGTTCGTCACGGTGAAGCTGGCCGACAAGGCCGTGCCCGCCGCCGCCCCGGAGGCCTAG
- a CDS encoding adenylyltransferase/cytidyltransferase family protein: MRPSSALADKILPLDALLERLAPLRAGGGIVFTNGCFDLLHPGHVDLLHRARELGRVLVVGLNSDASVTGLKGPSRPVTPFADRALVLAGLASVDFVTGFDAPTPRELIEAVLPHVLVKGGDWPVESIVGRDAVERAGGRVLSLPLLPGYSTTETLRRALSLAEPARERSGS, translated from the coding sequence ATGCGCCCCTCCTCGGCCCTGGCGGACAAGATCCTGCCCCTGGACGCCCTCCTGGAGCGGCTGGCCCCCCTGCGGGCCGGGGGCGGCATCGTGTTCACCAACGGCTGCTTCGACCTGCTCCACCCGGGCCACGTGGACCTGCTGCACCGCGCCCGGGAACTGGGCCGCGTCCTGGTGGTGGGCCTCAACTCCGACGCCTCCGTGACGGGCCTCAAAGGCCCCTCGCGCCCGGTGACCCCCTTCGCCGACCGCGCCCTGGTGCTGGCGGGGCTGGCCAGCGTGGACTTCGTCACGGGCTTCGACGCCCCCACGCCCCGCGAACTCATCGAGGCCGTGCTCCCCCACGTGCTGGTCAAAGGCGGGGACTGGCCCGTGGAGTCCATCGTGGGGCGCGATGCCGTTGAGCGCGCGGGCGGCCGCGTGCTGAGCCTGCCGCTGCTGCCGGGCTACTCCACCACGGAGACCCTCCGGCGCGCCCTGAGCCTGGCGGAGCCCGCGAGGGAGCGTTCCGGCTCCTGA
- the rpsR gene encoding 30S ribosomal protein S18 translates to MSFKKKFTPKKKFCRFCANKNLPMDYKRPDILRDFITERGKIIARRITGTCAKCQRRLTTEIKRARQMALLYYTATHSADYLKKMQ, encoded by the coding sequence ATGTCCTTCAAGAAGAAATTCACCCCCAAGAAGAAGTTCTGCCGGTTCTGCGCCAACAAGAACCTGCCCATGGATTACAAGCGCCCCGACATCCTGCGCGACTTCATCACCGAGCGCGGCAAGATCATCGCCCGGCGCATCACCGGCACCTGCGCCAAGTGCCAGCGCCGTCTGACCACCGAGATCAAGCGCGCCCGCCAGATGGCCCTTCTCTACTACACGGCCACCCACAGCGCCGACTACCTGAAGAAGATGCAGTAG
- a CDS encoding ATP-binding protein — protein sequence MSERLRLSIGNDLHELERLRCEVEAFLERGGVSGRAAYHIQLALDELVTNVISYASPPDRPCGIELVLERGPDAVDMTLEDDGDPFNPLQAPEPDVNAPLEARPIGGLGIHFVRKIMDQLSYERKNGRNILFIRKKTNQE from the coding sequence ATGAGCGAGCGGTTACGGCTCTCCATCGGGAACGACCTGCACGAACTCGAACGTCTGCGCTGCGAAGTGGAGGCCTTCCTGGAACGTGGCGGCGTGTCCGGCCGCGCGGCCTACCACATCCAGCTGGCCCTGGACGAACTGGTCACCAACGTCATCTCCTACGCCTCGCCGCCCGACCGGCCCTGCGGCATCGAGCTGGTCCTGGAGCGCGGCCCCGACGCGGTGGACATGACCTTGGAGGACGACGGCGACCCCTTCAACCCCCTGCAGGCCCCGGAGCCCGACGTGAACGCGCCCCTGGAGGCGCGACCCATCGGAGGCCTGGGCATCCACTTCGTGCGCAAGATCATGGACCAGCTTTCCTACGAGCGCAAAAACGGACGCAACATCCTCTTCATCCGCAAGAAGACCAATCAGGAGTAG
- a CDS encoding dynamin family protein, translated as MTQAGPHLLDPSLAQARAGVAGLLEKLEALAARRAGESLARDAASLRQAAGEPFLFVAAGEVKAGKSSFINALLGEQVSDVAPDPCTDRILMIAHGPGRSRTDEGPLSARVELPHPILHGVAVVDTPGIDSVVDRHQEITERFIPRCDQVFYALSSLNPYSRASWDFLGLVASRWRRKVALVLTQADLATPGQLQVNRQRVLELARERGLEGAPLFVVSAALEAVQPELSGMEAVRRHIREMVTGGEHARAKLASLARGGLAVLEGVEAAGLAVAQSVEADREAALAMRERIRQTRAAARLEVEALAGRIRQRFERTGQGYLAALELELSFASMFRRSVLGFFRRSSAVPSLLEGLERTFRESLETQVESQAREGAAALSQRLALDVAALARDLRALAGQDPAGNTPPGARREEVLADVARALDAFLDAGDDPVRVDPLRVARMDPRAAMGGIMVLAGSLFVLSVQGVALDVTGGLLAGTGAALAGSVLAVGRPRLLRSLRESLARGARRVEEEVLRLVGARTDQAADALEEVLSPFEADVAARQAALDEAASECAALRSGFAQALDTAGRTA; from the coding sequence ATGACCCAGGCAGGCCCCCATCTGCTGGACCCCTCCCTGGCCCAGGCCAGGGCGGGGGTTGCCGGTCTGCTCGAAAAACTGGAGGCCCTGGCCGCGCGCCGCGCCGGAGAGAGCCTCGCCCGCGACGCGGCCTCCCTGCGCCAGGCAGCGGGCGAGCCCTTCCTCTTCGTGGCCGCCGGAGAGGTGAAGGCGGGCAAGTCCAGCTTCATCAACGCCCTGCTGGGCGAGCAGGTCTCCGACGTGGCCCCGGACCCCTGCACCGACCGCATCCTCATGATCGCGCACGGGCCGGGGCGCTCGCGCACGGACGAAGGGCCGCTCAGCGCCCGCGTGGAACTGCCGCACCCCATCCTGCACGGCGTGGCCGTGGTGGACACCCCGGGCATCGACTCCGTGGTGGACCGCCATCAGGAGATCACCGAACGCTTCATCCCCCGTTGCGACCAGGTGTTTTACGCCCTGTCGTCGCTCAATCCCTATTCGCGCGCCAGTTGGGACTTCCTCGGGCTTGTCGCCTCCCGCTGGCGGCGCAAGGTGGCCCTGGTGCTCACCCAGGCCGACCTGGCGACCCCGGGCCAGCTCCAGGTGAACCGCCAGCGCGTGCTGGAACTGGCCAGGGAGCGCGGCCTGGAGGGCGCGCCGCTCTTCGTGGTCTCGGCGGCCCTGGAGGCCGTCCAGCCCGAACTCTCGGGCATGGAGGCCGTGCGCCGCCACATCCGGGAAATGGTCACCGGGGGCGAGCACGCCCGGGCCAAGCTGGCCTCCCTCGCCCGGGGCGGCCTGGCCGTGCTGGAGGGCGTGGAGGCGGCGGGGCTTGCCGTCGCCCAGAGCGTGGAGGCGGACCGCGAAGCCGCCCTGGCCATGCGTGAGCGCATCCGCCAGACCCGCGCTGCCGCGCGCCTGGAGGTGGAGGCCCTGGCAGGGCGCATCAGGCAGCGCTTCGAGCGCACCGGGCAGGGGTATCTGGCCGCCCTGGAGCTAGAGCTTTCCTTCGCCAGCATGTTCCGGCGCAGCGTGCTGGGCTTTTTCCGGCGCTCCTCGGCGGTGCCCTCGCTGCTGGAGGGCCTGGAGCGCACGTTCAGGGAGTCCCTGGAGACGCAGGTGGAATCCCAGGCGCGCGAGGGCGCGGCCGCCCTGAGCCAGCGCCTCGCCCTGGACGTGGCCGCCCTGGCCCGGGACCTGCGCGCCCTGGCCGGGCAGGACCCGGCCGGAAACACGCCCCCCGGCGCCCGGCGGGAGGAGGTGCTCGCGGACGTGGCCCGCGCCCTGGACGCCTTCCTGGACGCCGGGGACGACCCCGTGCGCGTGGACCCGCTGCGCGTTGCCCGCATGGACCCCAGGGCGGCCATGGGCGGCATCATGGTGCTGGCGGGGAGCCTCTTCGTGCTCTCGGTGCAGGGCGTGGCGCTGGACGTGACGGGAGGGCTGCTGGCCGGAACCGGGGCCGCCCTGGCGGGGAGCGTGCTGGCCGTGGGGCGTCCACGCCTGTTGCGCTCGCTGCGGGAGTCGCTGGCGCGCGGGGCTCGCCGCGTGGAGGAGGAGGTGCTGCGCCTGGTGGGCGCGCGCACGGACCAGGCCGCCGACGCCCTCGAAGAGGTGCTTTCGCCCTTCGAGGCCGACGTTGCCGCCCGCCAGGCCGCCCTGGACGAGGCGGCCTCGGAGTGCGCGGCCCTGCGCTCCGGATTTGCCCAGGCCCTTGACACGGCCGGGCGAACAGCCTAA